One genomic segment of Rhinolophus sinicus isolate RSC01 linkage group LG11, ASM3656204v1, whole genome shotgun sequence includes these proteins:
- the ZNF345 gene encoding zinc finger protein 345: MERLIRNSLECSSFRGDWEFKSHFERKQESQEGHIMIFTPEDMPTFDTQHQRIHTDEKLLECKECGKDFSFVSVLIRHQRIHTGEKPYECKECGKAFGSGANLAYHQRIHTGEKPYECNECGKAFGSGSNLTHHQRIHTGEKPYECKECGKAFGSGANLAYHQRIHTGEKPYECNECGKAFGSGSNLTHHQRIHTGEKPYECKECGKAFSFGSGLIRHQIIHSGEKPYECKECGKSFSFESALTRHHRIHTGEKPYECKDCGKAFGSGSNLTQHQRIHTGEKPYECKACGMAFSSGSALTRHQRIHTGEKPYICNECGKAFSFGSALTRHLRIHTGEKPYVCKECGKAFNSGSDLTQHQRIHTGEKPYECKECEKAFRSGSKLIQHQRIHTGEKPYECRECGKAFGSVSDLTQHQRIHTGEKPYECKECGKAFSCGSALNRHQRIHTGEKPYECKACGKAFGRGSEIQQHKKSHVELPTGEELCELETL; this comes from the coding sequence ATGGAAAGACTTATTAGAAACAGCCTTGAGTGTTCAAGTTTCAGAGGTGATTGGGAATTTAAAAGCCATTTTGAGAGAAAACAGGAATCTCAGGAAGGACATATCATGATATTTACTCCTGAAGACATGCCCACTTTTGATACCCAGCATCAAAGAATTCATACTGATGAGAAACTCcttgaatgtaaggaatgtgggaaagatTTTAGTTTTGTATCAGTCCTTATTCGACATCAGCGTATTCATACTGGTgaaaaaccttatgaatgtaaggaatgtggcaAGGCCTTTGGCAGTGGTGCAAACCTTGCTTACCATCAAAGAATTCACACTGgtgagaaaccttatgaatgtaatgaatgtgggaaggcctttggTAGTGGCTCAAACCTTACTCATCATCAGAGAATCCATACTGGTGAAAAACcatatgaatgtaaggaatgtggcaAGGCCTTTGGCAGTGGTGCAAACCTTGCTTACCATCAAAGAATTCACACTGgtgagaaaccttatgaatgtaatgaatgtgggaaggcctttggTAGTGGCTCAAACCTTACTCATCATCAGAGAATCCATACTGGTGAAAAACCAtatgaatgtaaagaatgtgggaaagcctttagttTTGGATCAGGCCTTATTCGGCATCAGATAATTCACAGTGGTGAAAAGCCTTATGagtgtaaggaatgtgggaagtcCTTTAGTTTTGAATCAGCCCTTACTCGGCATCACAGAATTCACACAGgtgagaaaccttatgaatgtaaggACTGTGGGAAGGCCTTTGGCAGTGGTTCAAACCTTACTCAACATCAGAGGattcatactggtgagaaaccttatgaatgtaaagCATGTGGAATGGCCTTTAGTAGTGGTTCAGCCCTTACTCggcatcagagaattcatactggtgagaaaccatatatatgtaatgaatgtgggaaggcTTTTAGCTTTGGATCAGCCCTTACTCGACATCTAAGAATTCACACTGGTGAGAAACCTTATGTgtgtaaggaatgtggaaaagcTTTTAATAGTGGCTCAGATCTCactcaacatcagagaattcacactggtgagaaaccctatgagTGTAAGGAATGTGAGAAAGCCTTTAGAAGTGGTTCAAAACTTATTCAGCATCAAAGAATACACACTGGTGAGAAACCTTATGAGTGTagggaatgtgggaaagcctttggTAGTGTTTCAGACCTCactcaacatcagagaattcacactggtgAAAAACCCTATGAGTGTaaagaatgtgggaaggcctttagtTGTGGCTCAGCTCTTAATCGGCACCAGAGAATACACACaggtgagaaaccctatgaatgtaaggcaTGTGGGAAGGCTTTTGGGAGGGGTTCAGAGATTCAACAACATAAGAAAAGTCATGTTGAGCTCCCCACTGGTGAGGAGCTCTGTGAATTGGAAACTCTATAA